One segment of Sphingomonas qomolangmaensis DNA contains the following:
- a CDS encoding DUF6456 domain-containing protein: MRELTEQGLENGSPTGKRPRAGGRSVQVNLAESPLSWLRARDLIDARQYAAGERLRADYETASLGPCVTMRWEASPIGRGRRGAPDSIDPTLAQIAAKRRFDAAVAAAGPGLSDILWRVVCAGERLPDAEKALGWPARAGRLVLTLALDRLAAQYRLV, translated from the coding sequence ATGCGCGAATTGACCGAACAGGGGCTCGAGAACGGATCGCCCACCGGCAAGCGCCCCCGTGCCGGCGGGCGTTCGGTGCAGGTCAACCTCGCCGAATCGCCCTTGTCTTGGCTGCGTGCACGCGACTTGATCGATGCGCGGCAATATGCAGCGGGCGAGCGGCTGCGCGCCGATTATGAAACCGCTTCGCTCGGGCCCTGCGTCACGATGCGCTGGGAGGCGTCGCCGATCGGCCGCGGGCGGCGCGGGGCACCCGATTCGATCGACCCGACGCTGGCGCAGATCGCCGCCAAGCGCCGCTTCGATGCAGCGGTCGCAGCGGCGGGGCCGGGCCTGAGCGATATCCTGTGGCGCGTGGTATGTGCGGGCGAGCGGCTGCCCGATGCCGAAAAGGCGCTCGGCTGGCCCGCGCGTGCGGGGCGGCTGGTGCTTACGCTGGCGCTCGATCGGCTGGCGGCGCAGTATCGGCTGGTGTGA